One stretch of Ipomoea triloba cultivar NCNSP0323 chromosome 8, ASM357664v1 DNA includes these proteins:
- the LOC116027057 gene encoding protein FAR1-RELATED SEQUENCE 12-like: MGEMLGRSNLIDDIDLNALIVEDCNSSTPVECNLPNGVESDSLVVCNASSSCFDGDHDDIRDGCNPSARGGGTSTDANEDDSSIPANQELVGHSVYSLEEAFDMYNDLASRMGFSVRKGNFDLIFLVRKGSRGDYICSSRFEFIMSRIMGEMLGRSNLIDDIDLNALIVEDCNSSTPVECNLPNGVESDSLVVCNASSSCFDGDHDDIRDGCNPSARGGGTSTDANEDDSSIPANQELVGHSVYSLEEAFDMYNDLASRMGFSVRKGKQYYFPGTRNVKSKKFYCYKAGLKAKQASANKCYTKIDTRTGCDAMCQFDLDSSGKWVVTKHVKEHNHELCPASASYMLRSHRNVSVDQLTYLKDMKRSGVPLYDGIQFLKHQSGGSPFVGFTARDAYNTMLLDSAKHLDGTDSNTLIEIFRKRQLNESSFFFDFEVDDDARLCSFFGGMCK, translated from the exons ATGGGAGAGATGTTAGGTAGAAGTAATCTTATTGATGATATTGATTTGAATGCGTTGATTGTTGAAGATTGCAATTCATCAACTCCTG TTGAATGTAATCTCCCTAATGGTGTTGAATCGGATTCACTAGTTGTATGTAATGCTAGTTCTTCCTGTTTTGATGGTGATCACGATGACATTCGAG ATGGCTGTAATCCATCTGCTAGAGGTGGTGGTACTTCTACAGATGCCAATGAGGATGATTCATCTATTCCAG CTAATCAAGAATTGGTGGGACATTCTGTTTATTCTCTTGAAGAAGCATTTGATATGTATAATGATCTTGCATCTCGGATGGGATTTAGTGTTAGGAAGGGTAAC TTCGATCTAATTTTTCTTGTTCGCAAAGGGAGCAGAGGAGATTACATTTGTTCATCGCGATTTGAGTTCATTATGTCGCGAATTATGGGAGAGATGTTAGGTAGAAGTAATCTTATTGATGATATTGATTTGAATGCGTTGATTGTTGAAGATTGCAATTCATCAACTCCTG TTGAATGTAATCTCCCTAATGGTGTTGAATCGGATTCACTAGTTGTATGTAATGCTAGTTCTTCCTGTTTTGATGGTGATCACGATGACATTCGAG ATGGCTGTAATCCATCTGCTAGAGGTGGTGGTACTTCTACAGATGCCAATGAGGATGATTCATCTATTCCAG CTAATCAAGAATTGGTGGGACATTCTGTTTATTCTCTTGAAGAAGCATTTGATATGTATAATGATCTTGCATCTCGGATGGGATTTAGTGTTAGGAAGGGTAAACAGTACTACTTCCCTGGAACTCGGAATGTGAAGTCGAAAAAGTTCTATTGTTATAAGGCTGGGTTGAAAGCAAAACAAGCGAGTGCTAATAAGTGTTATACAAAGATAGATACTCGGACTGGATGTGATGCAATGTGTCAATTTGACTTAGATTCAAGTGGGAAGTGGGTAGTTACAAAACATGTAAAGGAGCACAACCATGAGTTGTGTCCGGCATCTGCAAGCTATATGCTTAGGTCGCATAGGAACGTTTCTGTTGATCAGTTGACATACCTTAAAGATATGAAGAGGAGTGGAGTCCCATTATATGATGGTATTCAGTTTTTAAAACATCAGTCTGGAGGTTCACCATTTGTTGGATTTACTGCCAGGGATGCTTATAACACAATGTTGTTAGATTCGGCGAAGCATTTAGATGGGACTGACTCTAACACTTTGATTGAGATTTTTCGGAAGAGACAATTGAATGAGTCTAGTTTCTTTTTTGATTtcgaagttgatgatgatgctaGGTTGTGTAGTTTTTTTGGAGGGATGTGCAAATGA
- the LOC116027056 gene encoding protein FAR1-RELATED SEQUENCE 7-like translates to MDGRQPQTIMTDQCSAMAAAIMQVFPNSKHRLCIWHIGENSKKHIKGLRMQKGFIELFNFLLKYSDTEAEFEFYWNRMVTEYNIHKNVWLDRLYNIREKWCPAFSKQYFSGGILSSQRSESTNHSISRRLSKTAGLCDFYNSFVSVISEWRSRESGEDVRCSQGLPSMAMNYVKLLSHAREVYTIEIYFLFEEQFLKGSSCHQDLVGVSGEVMKYHVWRPDVDLIRHEVCFSFKDLDISCSCRLFSEMGILCSHSLRILNIHCVATIPDKYILKRWTKRVVEDRTVENVCGVASGGWVIQIGRKFQRLVLSSQGNSKAREACEDAFQNAKMKIEAEIGPIFFEDGEQTTDGVIQNPSRSRPKGERNKRLISTIEKKYKYARGQKNYSKYVELNTKAAVQSSVRESVSSMVGSGYLVHPSGGSSSKLVHFNPNEST, encoded by the exons ATGGATGGTAGGCAGCCACAAACAATAATGACTGATCAGTGTTCTGCCATGGCTGCTGCAATCATGCAAGTATTTCCAAATTCAAAACATAGGCTATGTATTTGGCACATTGGggagaattcaaagaagcacatcaaAGGATTGAGAATGCAAAAGGGTTTCATAgagttatttaattttctgttaAAGTATAGTGACACAGAAGCTGAATTTGAATTTTACTGGAACAG GATGGTGACTGAGTATAATATTCATAAGAATGTTTGGTTAGAtagattatataatattagggagAAGTGGTGTCCTGCTTTTAGCAAACAGTATTTCTCTGGTGGTATTTTATCCTCGCAAAGGAGTGAGTCTACTAATCATTCAATTTCTAGAAGACTTTCAAAAACAGCTGGATTGTgtgatttttataattcattcgTTAGTGTGATTTCTGAGTGGAGGAGCAGGGAGAGTGGTGAAGATGTTCGCTGTTCTCAAGGTTTGCCATCAATGGCTATGAATTACGTGAAGTTACTTTCACATGCTAGAGAAGTTTACACTATTgagatatactttttatttgaaGAACAGTTCTTGAAAGGTTCTTCATGCCATCAAGATTTGGTGGGGGTCAGTGGTGAGGTAATGAAATATCATGTTTGGCGTCCTGATGTTGATTTGATTCGTCATGAGGTTTGTTTTAGTTTTAAGGACTTGGATATATCATGTAGTTGCAGGTTGTTTTCAGAGATGGGTATTTTGTGCTCTCATTCTCTTCGCATTTTAAATATTCACTGTGTTGCAACAATCCCTGATAAGTATATTCTTAAAAGATGGACTAAAAGGGTTGTTGAAGACAGGACAGTAGAGAATGTTTGTGGTGTTGCTTCAGGTGGTTGGGTTATACAAATTGGTAGAAAGTTTCAGCGGTTGGTTTTATCTAGTCAAGGCAATTCTAAAGCTCGGGAAGCATGTGAAGATGCCTTTCAAAATGCCAAGATGAAGATTGAAGCTGAAATTGGTCCTATTTTCTTTGAAGATGGTGAACAAACCACAGATGGTGTTATACAAAATCCATCACGTAGTAGGCCAAAAGGTGAACGCAACAAACGTTTGATTAGCACAATAGAAAAGAAGTACAAATATGCAAGAGGACAAAAGAATTATTCAAAGTATGTCGAGTTGAATACAAAGGCTGCTGTGCAATCATCTGTGCGAGAGTCTGTTTCTAGTATGGTGGGCAGTGGATATTTGGTCCATCCGTCTGGTGGTAGTAGCTCAAAGTTGGTTCATTTTAATCCAAATGAAagtacttaa